In the genome of Shewanella denitrificans OS217, the window TCAAGCAATAACAGGTAGTTACCTAGGTTAAGGAAGATGTTCAGCGCCTCATCCACATAATTAAAGGTCGGTTCATAGGGCGGGATGGCAATCGCCGCCGAAGAGAAGCTTATCTTTAATACTATGGCAAAGGGCAAAGCAAAGAACAGCAATAACCACAGGTATGGAATACCCATGGTGAGGTGCCGACCCTTGATAAAACCAAATAGGGATTTTATTTTCATGATCTTAATACCATGCCGCTGCTGGCCTCCCAGCTGATGAAGACTTGGTCTTCCCAAGTCGGGCGATCGCTTCGACGTTCACGGTTGGCCATGCTCGACTGCACGATTTGACCATCTTCAAGCTTGATGTAGTACACAGAAATGCCCCCAAGATAGGCGATGTCATGCACCACACCCTTGGCCCAGTTGTATTCACCCTCTGGCTGCTCACGGCAAATAATGGTTTTCTCTGGACGCAGCGCCAGCCAAACGTGCTTGTCTTCCACGCTGGTCGAGACGCCATAGTCCACATAAAACTGCTGCGACAAGGTCTTAGAGGCGATGATCACATGGGCCGCTTCATCTTCGACGATATCACCTTCAAACAAGTTAACCGTACCGATAAATTCGGCGATCATGCGGCTATTGGGGCTCTCGTAAATGTCCATGGGTGAGCCAGTTTGGGCTATCCAGCCTTCACTCATGATGGAGATACGCCCTGCCATGGTCATGGCTTCTTCTTGATCATGGGTCACCATGACGCAAGTCACGCCGACACGCTCGAGAATTTCGACCACTTCGAGCTGCATTTCAGTACGCAGTTTTTTATCCAAGGCCCCCATGGGCTCATCCAATAACAACAGCTTAGGCCGTTTGGCAAGGGAGCGCGCCAAGGCCACCCGCTGACGCTGGCCACCTGACAATTGCTGCGGCTTACGCTTAGCGTATTTTTCCATGTGCACCAGCTTGAGCATCTCTGCCACTCGCTGAGTGATTTCATCCTTAGGTAATTTATCTTGCTTCAAGCCGAAGGCAATATTTTGCTCAACCGTCATGTGCGGAAATAACGCATAGGACTGGAACATCATATTGATTGGCCGCTCATAAGGCGGCATGTCGGTAATGTCTACGCCATCCAAGTAAATTCGGCCTTCACTGGGGCGCTCAAAGCCTGCAAGCATGCGAAGTAGGGTCGACTTGCCAGAACCTGAGCCACCAAGCAACGCAAATATTTCGCCTTTATTGATAGTCAGTGACACTTTGTCTACGGCACGCACGCCATCAAACAACTTACTCACGCCATCTATCTTTAGCAGCACTTGTGGTTCGGCGGCTTGCTGTGGTGCTAGTGGCTGTGTTGTTAGTGGCTGCGGCGCCGTGTGTTGGGCAGTGCCCGAGGTGCTTGACATAATACTTCTCCGTCTTACCGGCCCAAAGCCAAGAGGCTAAAACCTTTATTTTGTTATTTTTGATTGTCATTAAACAATCATGGAGAAGCAAGCTTCTCCATGAGTCTAGGCTTACCACTTAGGCTTAAAACTTATTGTCCTGATTTAACCTTGGTCCAAGCACGTGTCATGGCGCGCTGCACTTTAAGGGGACGAATTTCACCTATGTACAGCTTGTCT includes:
- the potA gene encoding polyamine ABC transporter ATP-binding protein, which codes for MSSTSGTAQHTAPQPLTTQPLAPQQAAEPQVLLKIDGVSKLFDGVRAVDKVSLTINKGEIFALLGGSGSGKSTLLRMLAGFERPSEGRIYLDGVDITDMPPYERPINMMFQSYALFPHMTVEQNIAFGLKQDKLPKDEITQRVAEMLKLVHMEKYAKRKPQQLSGGQRQRVALARSLAKRPKLLLLDEPMGALDKKLRTEMQLEVVEILERVGVTCVMVTHDQEEAMTMAGRISIMSEGWIAQTGSPMDIYESPNSRMIAEFIGTVNLFEGDIVEDEAAHVIIASKTLSQQFYVDYGVSTSVEDKHVWLALRPEKTIICREQPEGEYNWAKGVVHDIAYLGGISVYYIKLEDGQIVQSSMANRERRSDRPTWEDQVFISWEASSGMVLRS